One segment of Castanea sativa cultivar Marrone di Chiusa Pesio chromosome 3, ASM4071231v1 DNA contains the following:
- the LOC142628847 gene encoding uncharacterized protein LOC142628847 produces MYGVEAVIPVETGLPTSQMDVCEVEKNGQLLCKHLDLVEEDCDVASAKLANYQQRISRWYNSGIKNREFISGDLVLRKVLGNTRDPTMGKLGPTWEGPYRVTSIAVIGAYRLQELDERPITRPWNVFNLKKYYF; encoded by the coding sequence ATGTATGGGGTAGAAGCTGTAATACCCGTGGAAACAGGGCTACCAACTTCTCAGATGGACGTGTGTGAAGTGGAGAAGAATGGTCAATTACTCTGCAAGCACTTGGACCTAGTAGAAGAGGACTGCGATGTTGCTTCGGCAAAGTTGGCTAACTATCAACAAAGGATTAGCCGATGGTACAACTCTGGTATCAAGAATAGGGAGTTTATTTCAGGGGACTTAGTGCTCAGAAAAGTTTTGGGGAATACCCGAGATCCTACAATGGGAAAGTTGGGCCCAACTTGGGAGGGGCCTTACAGGGTCACATCCATTGCGGTGATTGGAGCCTATCGGCTACAAGAGTTAGATGAAAGACCTATAACAAGGCCATGgaatgtttttaatttgaagaagTATTACTTTTGA